In a single window of the Anabas testudineus chromosome 19, fAnaTes1.2, whole genome shotgun sequence genome:
- the LOC113156627 gene encoding putative uncharacterized protein DDB_G0292292, which produces MEEDGRGDGTHNRDDHPQFPLHLFEIGEQPPAVPLNAGLLAWLQFLINHGLEEAGFAWLVEVVQQPVVGHNADNNINNEDHDNNENNENPDDNINNDNNENNENPDDNINNDNNDNHRDDVNNEDNDNQDNIDNLHNDDIHNDNIDDSADNVDGENANDTDASSGVENVEDDKLLLGRSRRRSREEDDEDNEDRSSKRFRWWDEFDDSSNGYMSDSDSVTDRTDSDNNSNDSNIENGSAKCTAAVQEEEEEDPLPGPSRKWSSNNDKVEEARRGEQSRQRLATGDDLAQSSSSFEPAETAGPAEQTNEEVNRLVEEEIPLPRSQRKRSRKSDDNEDSGRSKRSRH; this is translated from the exons ATGGAAGAAGACGGACGAGGGGATGGCACACACAACAGAGATGATC ACCCCCAGTTTCCCCTGCATCTCTTTGAAATAGGAGAACAGCCACCAGCTGTTCCGCTTAATGCTGGACTCCTTGCATGGCTGCAGTTTCTCATAAATCATGGATTGGAGGAGGCTGGCTTTGCTTGGTTGGTGGAGGTGGTTCAGCAGCCCGTGGTAGGACACAACGCtgacaacaacatcaacaacgAAGACCATGACAACAACGAGAACAATGAAAATCCTGACGACAACATCAATAATGACAACAACGAGAACAATGAAAATCCTGACGACAACATCAATAATGACAACAATGACAACCACAGAGATGACGTTAACAATGAAGACAATGACAACCAAGACAACATTGACAACTTGCACAATGACGACATCCACAACGACAATATAGATGACAGTGCTGACAATGTTGACGGGGAAAATGCGAACGATACTGATGCAAGCTCAGGGGTTGAGAATGTAGAAGACGACAAACTCCTGCTTGGAAGATCCAGGAGGAGGTCAAGAGAGGAGGATGACGAGGACAACGAAGACAGAAGCAGTAAACGATTCAGGTGGTGGGATGAGTTTGATGACAGCAGCAACGGGTACATGTCTGACAGCGACAGTGTCACTGACAGAACTGACTCTGACAATAACAGCAATGACAGCAATATTGAAAATGGTTCAGCCAAATGCACGGCAGCtgtacaagaagaagaagaagaagacccTTTGCCTGGTCCATCTCGGAAATGGTCAAGTAACAACGATAAAGTAGAAGAGGCGAGAAGAGGCGAACAATCACGACAGCGCC TCGCAACTGGTGACGATCTCGCTCAGAGTAGTAGCAGTTTTGAGCCGGCTGAAACCGCAGGCCCTGCGGAGCAGACGAACGAGGAAGTCAACCGGTTGGTGGAGGAGGAAATCCCGCTGCCAAGATCACAGCGGAAGAGGTCGAGAAAAAGTGACGACAATGAAGACAGTGGACGCAGCAAACGATCGAGACATTAG
- the LOC113156469 gene encoding double C2-like domain-containing protein alpha gives MTVRKGKGISIQEHMAIDVCPGPIRPIRQISAYFPRLSPTSSFSEPLSPNQLAAPTTLSPGAGQGGGVIGAGGGGGSTGLLSPLLPGTAGSGGSLSAMSSMDTSIEIDSCDSDDNTSLGTLEFDLLYEKATSSLHCTVLRAKGLKPMDFNGLADPYVKLHLLPGACKANKLKTKTVRNTLNPVWNETLTYCGITEEDMYRKTLRVSVCDEDKLTHNEFIGESRVALRRVKPDQTKHFNICLEHPPPLPSPTAMSTALRGISCYLREWETEQQRSLEERGRLLLCLQYLPPASDGDVKGEGKERARGGLCVGVKRCAHLAAMDVNGYSDPYVKTYLKPDIHKKSKHKTAVIKKTLNPEFNEEFFYEISFSELATKTLEVTVWDYDLGKSNDFIGGVSLGCHSQGETLQHWIDCLKNKGKKVERWHTLTNELPGSTLQE, from the exons ATGACTGTGCGAAAAGGAAAAGGCATCTCCATCCAGGAGCACATGGCCATTGATGTCTGTCCAGGCCCTATCCGCCCCATTCGTCAAATCTCTGCCTACTTCCCTCGGCTCTCGCCCACCTCGTCTTTCTCTGAGCCGCTCTCGCCCAATCAGCTGGCAGCTCCCACCACGCTCAGCCCTGGTGCAGGTCAAGGTGGAGGAGTCAtcggagctggaggaggaggagggagcacCGGGCTATTGTCACCCCTGTTACCAGGGACAGCAGGCAGTGGGGGCTCGCTGTCAGCCATGAGTAGCATGGACACCTCCATCGAGATTGACAGCTGTGACAGCGATGATAACA CCTCCTTAGGGACATTAGAGTTTGACCTACTGTATGAGAAGGCCACCAGCTCCTTACACTGCACAGTCCTGAGAGCAAAG GGTCTGAAGCCGATGGATTTCAACGGTTTGGCTGATCCTTATGTTAAACTGCACCTTCTGCCAGGAGCCTGCAAG GCCAATAAACTGAAAACCAAGACAGTTCGCAACACACTGAACCCCGTGTGGAACGAGACGCTCACCTACTGTGGAATCACGGAGGAAGATATGTACCGCAAAACACTCCG GGTGTCCGTGTGTGACGAAGACAAGCTGACACATAATGAGTTCATTGGGGAGTCGCGGGTGGCTCTGCGTCGTGTGAAGCCTGACCAGACCAAACACTTTAACATCTGTCTGGAGCATCCCCCTCCT CTGCCTTCACCGACTGCGATGAGCACAGCCCTGAGAGGAATCTCTTGCTACCTGAGAGAG TGGGAGACAGAGCAACAGAGGAGTCTAGAGGAGAGAGGCCGCTTGCTGCTCTGCCTGCAGTACCTCCCCCCGGCCAGTGATGGCGATGTCAAGGGCGAGGGCAAGGAGAGGGCTCGTGGTGGGTTGTGTGTGGGCGTGAAACGCTGTGCCCACCTGGCAGCAATGGATGTGAACGGTTACTCAGACCCCTACGTTAAAAC GTACCTCAAGCCAGACATTCACAAGAAATCCAAGCACAAAACAGCAGTCATAAAAAAGACTCTCAACCCTGAGTTTAATGAG GAGTTCTTCTACGAAATCTCCTTCTCAGAATTAGCCACCAAGACACTGGAGGTCACGGTGTGGGACTACGACCTGGGAAAGTCCAATGACTTCATAG GGGGTGTGTCCTTAGGGTGTCATTCGCAGGGAGAGACTCTACAGCACTGGATAGACTGTCTGAAGAACAAGGGCAAGAAGGTGGAGCGCTGGCACACGCTGACCAACGAGCTGCCTGGATCGACCCTGCAGGAATGA